From the Bacillota bacterium genome, one window contains:
- a CDS encoding nitrogenase component 1, with protein sequence MSSIDEPIPIEGVTYRQLEIEKKPLTPGYVPRDPALVPKANRAAVVNPVRTCMPFGAMFAGLGMHRGLPFVQGAQGCTTYVRYTFCRIFQEPASIANASFHEDAAVFGGRKNFTEGIRNLVVRYKPRVVTVVTTCSSEIIGDDMASFVKVAKKRLVSELGPEDGNRVRLVLVSTPSFAGSHVAGYDRASRAFLETLAADHSRPNNRVNIIPGMLMPGDVREIKHLLAEMGVAAHVLFDISDVFDTPLMPPQTLPYYPEGGTRVEEVEDMANSMATFALCPNEGGLGARYLEQKFEIPAFAGPVPVGVRNTDLFLERLARVTGREAPKTLRDERGRLLDFMADTLHHTMMKKVALFGDPDLVTGLTRFVCELGMEPVAVLSGTQTKTFAADIEGLTGEFGHTPAVFNGSDLFEFEETLKTMPVEVLIGNSKGADIARELRIPLVRTGLFVYDRVGYQKRPVVGYRGGERLLADLVNAILDSSYPEERTQQL encoded by the coding sequence ATGTCGAGCATCGATGAGCCAATCCCCATCGAAGGCGTCACGTACCGGCAGCTCGAGATCGAGAAAAAGCCGTTGACCCCCGGGTACGTGCCGCGCGACCCGGCGCTGGTGCCCAAGGCCAACCGCGCGGCCGTGGTCAACCCGGTGCGGACCTGCATGCCCTTCGGCGCGATGTTCGCCGGACTCGGAATGCACCGGGGCCTGCCCTTCGTGCAGGGGGCGCAGGGCTGCACCACCTACGTGCGCTACACCTTCTGCCGGATCTTCCAGGAGCCGGCCAGCATCGCCAACGCCTCTTTCCACGAGGACGCCGCCGTGTTCGGCGGGCGGAAGAACTTCACCGAAGGGATCCGGAACTTGGTGGTGCGGTATAAGCCCCGGGTGGTCACCGTGGTTACCACCTGCTCCAGTGAGATCATCGGCGACGACATGGCCAGTTTTGTGAAGGTGGCGAAAAAGCGCCTGGTTTCCGAGTTGGGTCCGGAAGACGGCAACCGGGTGCGCCTGGTGCTGGTCAGCACCCCGAGTTTCGCCGGCTCCCACGTCGCCGGCTACGACCGGGCGTCCCGGGCCTTCCTGGAGACCCTGGCCGCCGACCACTCGCGGCCGAACAACAGGGTGAACATCATCCCCGGAATGCTGATGCCCGGCGATGTCCGGGAGATCAAGCACCTCCTGGCGGAGATGGGGGTGGCGGCGCACGTCCTGTTCGACATCAGCGACGTGTTCGACACCCCGCTGATGCCGCCCCAGACCCTGCCCTACTACCCCGAGGGGGGCACCCGGGTGGAGGAGGTCGAGGACATGGCCAACTCCATGGCCACCTTCGCCCTGTGCCCGAACGAGGGCGGGCTCGGGGCCCGCTACCTGGAGCAAAAGTTCGAGATCCCGGCGTTCGCCGGGCCGGTGCCGGTCGGAGTACGGAACACCGACCTGTTCCTGGAGCGCCTGGCCCGGGTCACCGGGCGCGAGGCGCCCAAGACACTGCGTGACGAACGCGGCCGGCTGCTCGACTTCATGGCCGATACCCTGCACCACACCATGATGAAAAAGGTGGCGCTGTTCGGCGATCCGGACCTGGTCACCGGCCTGACCCGGTTCGTGTGCGAACTGGGCATGGAACCGGTGGCGGTGCTTTCTGGAACGCAGACCAAGACGTTTGCGGCCGACATCGAGGGCCTCACGGGTGAGTTCGGCCACACTCCGGCCGTCTTTAACGGCTCGGACCTGTTCGAATTCGAGGAAACCCTCAAGACGATGCCCGTGGAGGTGTTGATCGGCAATTCCAAGGGTGCCGACATCGCCCGGGAACTCCGGATCCCGCTGGTCCGGACCGGACTTTTCGTGTACGACCGGGTCGGCTATCAGAAGCGCCCGGTAGTTGGGTACAGAGGGGGGGAACGGCTGCTGGCCGACCTGGTGAACGCGATCCTGGATTCGAGCTATCCCGAGGAGCGGACCCAGCAGCTTTAA
- a CDS encoding nitrogenase component 1, which yields MAIKNTPAAGSGRVPFIDPARADHGVCVGPGRQIPACDQRTLPGAMSQRSCAYYGARWFLAQLRQVLHLVHGPVSCAYYGETVRKKWYPVFSTDLTENEIIFGGEAKLLSALRELAARFPDHRALLVYVTCAPGITGDDVDRVCRRAERDTGMRCVPVHCPGFLGYHQAAGHEIGTRVFLEHFIGRGGPGEPGGPGEPGPRDINLLGEFDVMGDYRVIKGLFRRLGVNVVNAVTADASVESLARAHRVRLNLIHCRRTGGLLAEEMEDRYGIEYRKSSFFGLTETSASLRRLGEWLDCRAEAEALIAEGEAAVAGDLDRYRRELAGKRVGLFFGGSRLGSMLKGYRDLGLEVVAAGSQFGCQNDYREAWTGLNPGTALVDDANEEEVLRFIRQYRPDVIAGGTREKWLAHKFGVPFTVFPQESGPYAGYSGFLNFARDILAALKAPVWRIVKGESRN from the coding sequence ATGGCGATAAAAAACACCCCGGCGGCCGGAAGCGGCCGGGTGCCCTTCATCGACCCCGCCCGGGCGGACCACGGGGTATGCGTCGGTCCCGGACGGCAAATCCCGGCCTGCGACCAGCGCACGCTTCCCGGGGCCATGTCCCAGCGGTCCTGCGCCTACTACGGCGCCCGGTGGTTCCTGGCCCAGTTGCGCCAGGTGCTGCACCTGGTGCACGGCCCGGTTTCGTGCGCCTACTACGGCGAAACGGTGCGCAAGAAATGGTACCCGGTGTTTTCGACCGACCTGACCGAGAACGAGATCATCTTCGGCGGCGAGGCCAAGCTCTTGAGCGCGCTGCGCGAACTGGCGGCTCGCTTCCCGGACCACCGGGCGCTCTTGGTGTACGTCACCTGCGCCCCCGGCATCACCGGGGACGACGTGGACCGGGTGTGCCGCCGGGCCGAAAGGGACACCGGCATGCGTTGCGTCCCGGTGCACTGCCCGGGCTTTCTGGGCTATCACCAGGCCGCGGGCCACGAAATCGGAACGCGGGTGTTCCTCGAGCACTTCATCGGGCGCGGCGGTCCCGGCGAACCTGGCGGTCCCGGCGAACCCGGGCCGCGGGACATCAACCTTCTGGGCGAGTTTGACGTGATGGGCGACTACCGCGTGATCAAGGGGCTCTTCCGGAGGCTCGGCGTAAACGTGGTGAACGCCGTCACCGCCGATGCCTCGGTGGAAAGCCTGGCGCGCGCCCACCGGGTGCGGTTGAACCTGATCCACTGCCGCCGCACCGGGGGCCTTTTGGCCGAGGAGATGGAGGACCGGTACGGGATCGAGTACCGCAAGAGTTCCTTTTTCGGACTGACGGAAACCAGCGCCTCTTTGCGCCGGCTCGGGGAGTGGCTGGACTGCCGTGCGGAGGCCGAAGCGTTGATCGCGGAGGGAGAGGCGGCGGTCGCCGGCGATTTGGACCGGTACCGGCGAGAACTCGCGGGCAAGCGGGTGGGCCTGTTTTTCGGCGGGTCGCGGCTCGGTTCCATGCTCAAGGGTTATCGCGACCTGGGCCTGGAGGTGGTGGCGGCCGGGAGCCAGTTCGGGTGCCAAAACGACTACCGCGAGGCTTGGACCGGCCTGAACCCCGGGACGGCGCTGGTGGACGACGCCAACGAGGAGGAAGTCCTGCGGTTCATCCGGCAGTACCGTCCGGACGTCATTGCCGGCGGGACGCGGGAAAAATGGCTGGCCCACAAGTTTGGGGTTCCGTTCACCGTCTTTCCGCAGGAGAGCGGCCCCTACGCCGGGTATTCCGGTTTCTTGAACTTCGCCCGTGACATTCTGGCCGCCCTCAAGGCCCCGGTTTGGCGGATCGTGAAAGGGGAGTCTCGGAATTGA
- a CDS encoding radical SAM protein yields MRRKARFDHELKGHPCFNPGAHRRFGRVHLPVAPRCNIKCGYCDREFRRAAGSSGSSGGSGGSEGWSCAHENRPGTAGKVLAPETALGALHRALAAEPRIRVAAVAGPGDPLANPETFRTFELVRETFPQLILCLSTNGLVLPESVERLADLGVGALTVTVNSVDPVIGALIHEWIDHEGKRRRGEEAAALLIENQLAGIRRAVGFGLAVKVNTVLIPGVNDAHLGEVARTVGALGVRLMNTMPLYPAGAFRHLDRPTGAQVREMRRKNAGVVPQMSWCRQCRADACGLLAAGTRLHS; encoded by the coding sequence TTGAGGCGCAAGGCACGTTTCGACCACGAATTGAAAGGGCATCCCTGTTTCAATCCCGGCGCGCACCGCCGCTTCGGCCGGGTGCACCTGCCGGTGGCGCCGCGCTGCAACATCAAGTGTGGCTACTGCGACCGGGAGTTTCGGAGGGCGGCCGGGAGCTCCGGGAGCTCCGGGGGCTCCGGGGGCTCCGAGGGCTGGAGTTGTGCGCACGAAAACCGGCCGGGAACCGCCGGCAAGGTGCTCGCCCCGGAGACGGCGCTGGGCGCCCTGCACCGGGCGCTGGCCGCCGAACCCCGGATCCGGGTGGCGGCGGTGGCGGGGCCGGGGGACCCCCTGGCCAACCCGGAGACCTTCCGCACTTTTGAACTGGTGCGGGAGACCTTTCCACAACTGATCCTTTGCTTAAGCACCAACGGCCTCGTTTTGCCGGAGTCGGTCGAGCGGCTTGCCGACCTGGGCGTGGGGGCGCTGACGGTGACCGTGAACAGCGTCGATCCGGTGATCGGAGCCCTGATCCACGAGTGGATCGATCATGAGGGGAAACGCCGCCGCGGGGAGGAAGCCGCCGCGCTCCTGATCGAAAACCAGCTCGCGGGCATCAGGCGCGCGGTCGGCTTCGGCCTGGCCGTGAAGGTGAACACGGTGCTGATCCCGGGGGTGAACGACGCGCACCTCGGGGAAGTGGCGCGCACCGTGGGCGCACTCGGCGTACGGCTGATGAACACCATGCCGCTTTATCCCGCGGGTGCCTTCCGGCACCTGGACCGGCCGACCGGCGCTCAAGTGCGCGAAATGCGCCGGAAGAACGCGGGGGTGGTGCCGCAGATGAGCTGGTGCCGACAGTGCCGGGCCGATGCCTGCGGCCTGCTGGCCGCCGGTACCCGCCTTCATTCTTAA